A stretch of Microbacterium sp. LWH3-1.2 DNA encodes these proteins:
- a CDS encoding zinc-ribbon domain-containing protein codes for MPERVELWWARRQFSKGVEVPYPVGTYRTHWAAYPALIRQYHPDLNAGITLTQVPPAADVLLLWQCEAGHTFAATPSEQRERPDRERRRSAWCPECSALANPPRIATRPSGAERVPHRKPPRRLCAKTPELPAGEPFVSVCAPKPASAVEARVRADVFAKLAVTPGFTAIRTSRPFFDHLEVWPDILLPELRIALEYDTVGKHGLEHVGRREEADRRQDRVIRAAGWEVVRVRTGKLEPIGPHDIVMSSWTTRGSGLVIEALRGIRGALIVDAYLR; via the coding sequence ATGCCGGAGAGGGTGGAACTGTGGTGGGCGAGACGCCAGTTCTCGAAGGGCGTCGAGGTGCCGTACCCGGTGGGCACCTACCGGACGCACTGGGCGGCGTATCCTGCGCTCATCCGGCAGTACCACCCGGATCTGAATGCCGGCATCACCTTGACTCAGGTGCCCCCGGCCGCTGACGTGCTGCTGCTGTGGCAGTGCGAGGCCGGACATACGTTCGCGGCCACCCCGTCGGAGCAGCGCGAGCGCCCCGACCGCGAGCGCCGCCGCTCGGCCTGGTGTCCGGAGTGCTCGGCTCTGGCGAACCCACCGCGCATCGCGACGCGGCCGTCCGGAGCCGAGCGTGTGCCGCACCGCAAACCGCCGCGCAGGCTGTGTGCCAAGACCCCGGAACTGCCGGCGGGGGAGCCGTTCGTGAGCGTGTGCGCCCCGAAGCCGGCGTCGGCTGTCGAAGCGCGGGTGCGCGCAGACGTGTTCGCGAAGCTCGCGGTCACACCGGGCTTCACGGCGATCCGCACCTCGCGGCCGTTCTTCGACCACCTCGAGGTGTGGCCAGACATTCTCCTCCCGGAGCTCCGGATCGCGCTCGAGTACGACACCGTCGGCAAGCACGGGCTGGAGCACGTGGGCAGGCGCGAGGAGGCGGACCGCCGCCAAGACCGCGTCATCCGCGCAGCCGGATGGGAGGTGGTCCGCGTGCGGACGGGGAAACTCGAGCCGATCGGTCCGCACGACATCGTGATGTCGTCCTGGACCACGCGTGGCAGTGGACTCGTCATCGAGGCACTGCGCGGGATCCGTGGTGCACTCATCGTCGATGCGTACCTGAGGTGA
- a CDS encoding SRPBCC family protein, with translation MTASFTTTITVDASAQDAFDAINDVAGWWGRTTGSTTEVGGEFVYVVPGLHYSGFRVTELEPGRRVTWLVTGSHLDFVADKQEWNGTTVRFDILEDDARTRVVFTHDGLTADDDCYDICTNAWGMFVNGSLKARIETGEGAPYAFGGAEELTAADHVELHNQVAAAAEVRDGR, from the coding sequence ATGACCGCGAGCTTCACCACGACGATCACCGTGGATGCCTCGGCACAGGACGCTTTCGACGCGATCAATGACGTCGCAGGATGGTGGGGACGGACCACCGGTTCGACCACCGAGGTGGGCGGCGAGTTCGTCTACGTCGTCCCGGGCCTGCACTACAGCGGATTCCGGGTCACCGAGCTGGAGCCCGGCCGCCGGGTGACCTGGCTGGTCACCGGCAGCCATCTCGACTTCGTCGCCGACAAGCAGGAGTGGAACGGCACGACCGTCCGGTTCGACATCCTCGAGGATGACGCGCGCACGCGAGTCGTCTTCACCCACGACGGGCTCACGGCAGACGATGACTGCTACGACATCTGCACCAACGCGTGGGGCATGTTCGTGAACGGCAGCCTCAAGGCGCGGATCGAGACCGGCGAGGGCGCGCCGTACGCGTTCGGCGGCGCCGAGGAACTGACCGCCGCGGACCATGTTGAACTCCACAACCAGGTCGCCGCTGCAGCCGAGGTCCGCGACGGCCGCTAG
- a CDS encoding winged helix-turn-helix transcriptional regulator, whose product MLGKTYDTQVCSIARSLEMVGERWSLLIVRDALFARVTRFGDFQHNLGIATNILASRLESFVAAGIMERDGAVDYVLTPKGRALAVSLIALTEWGDDWASPIDPPILYRHSVCDNAVHAAATCVACGVVPAEEVAIQIGPGMPAEYLAARRGGSRAHS is encoded by the coding sequence ATGCTCGGCAAGACCTACGACACGCAGGTGTGCTCGATCGCGCGCTCCCTCGAGATGGTCGGGGAGCGCTGGAGCCTGCTCATCGTCCGCGACGCCCTGTTCGCTCGGGTGACGCGGTTCGGCGACTTCCAGCACAACCTCGGCATCGCGACGAACATCCTCGCCTCGCGGCTGGAGTCGTTCGTCGCCGCCGGCATCATGGAGCGGGACGGTGCGGTCGACTACGTGCTGACGCCGAAAGGCCGGGCGCTGGCTGTTTCGCTGATCGCACTCACGGAGTGGGGCGACGACTGGGCGTCACCGATCGATCCCCCGATCCTCTACCGCCATTCGGTGTGCGACAACGCGGTCCACGCCGCGGCGACGTGCGTCGCGTGCGGCGTGGTGCCGGCGGAAGAGGTCGCGATCCAGATCGGGCCCGGCATGCCCGCCGAGTACCTGGCCGCGCGGCGCGGTGGCTCGCGCGCTCACTCATAG
- a CDS encoding DUF1349 domain-containing protein, with protein MSTPSVEGLPDLEWTHGPSMAQYDEPGRALELTCGAGVDWTNDATGAPPQHEASSLSFVAPGSPFMLQARVEVVGERTTFDAGVLTIWRDSDHWAKLCFEYSPQGDAMVVSVVTRGSSDDVNSAVVAHRAVWLRIAHLGGDAWAFHASHDGVRWDFVRLFSLAEGASPARVGFMAQAPLGESCTARFDEIVLREALVSNLRDGS; from the coding sequence ATGTCGACGCCGAGTGTGGAGGGACTGCCCGACCTGGAGTGGACGCACGGCCCGTCCATGGCGCAGTACGACGAACCGGGCCGTGCTCTCGAGCTGACCTGCGGTGCCGGTGTCGACTGGACGAACGATGCGACCGGCGCACCGCCGCAGCACGAGGCATCCAGTCTCTCCTTCGTCGCACCGGGTTCGCCGTTCATGCTGCAGGCGCGGGTCGAGGTCGTCGGCGAGCGCACGACCTTCGACGCCGGGGTGCTGACGATCTGGCGTGACAGCGACCACTGGGCGAAGCTCTGCTTCGAGTACTCGCCGCAGGGCGACGCGATGGTGGTCAGCGTGGTCACCCGCGGCTCATCGGATGACGTGAACTCCGCAGTGGTCGCCCACCGCGCGGTGTGGCTGCGGATCGCGCACCTGGGCGGGGACGCCTGGGCGTTCCATGCTTCACACGACGGCGTGCGATGGGATTTCGTGCGGCTGTTCTCGCTCGCCGAGGGCGCCTCGCCCGCCCGCGTAGGCTTCATGGCGCAGGCGCCGCTCGGCGAGTCGTGCACGGCGCGGTTCGACGAGATCGTCCTGAGGGAGGCCCTGGTGTCGAACCTCCGCGACGGATCGTAG
- a CDS encoding LuxR C-terminal-related transcriptional regulator, whose product MPDMLRESLLGGRDLQAVLLESKTQVPPWRTNAVSRHHEIDRARASGARIVSIAAPAGYGKSTMLAEWASTETRAAAWASLERTDDDPATLLPILASACSNFSAVAAAVVDEMRGIGATALGRSAPLLAAAVASTTDDFVLFIDDLHLVASTACQDALEVILARVPAGSQVVLAGRQAPPFLARLRAQGVVWEISAEDLSLDVDDARLLFDEAGASGVAATDLAGIVAKCEGWPTGLYLCALVARAGGDATTVTGEERYVADYLYRECISRLPEPTQRFLRRSAVLEQVSPEACNAVLQIEDARNRLYELEEANLFLVPMDRKRSWFRFHALFREYLLAELEKSEGSEAAADLHRRAATWHEERGAPAFAVEHLLQAKESARAAALVADLGLAMYGQGQVMTTRRWLDDLGDDVLIANPALVVSRTWTAVLLGEVREGEKWARLLDEVDASGFPDEDRVLFESARAMVRAAMCVHGYEQVIVDAAYALENEPVESPWRDQALHLWGSALLLSGDPGTARGVFAQAVELATVMQNPDTVILSEPELALIAIDDGHWVAAAAHARRGVDAIDASHMEGYPTTALALAVAARVAVHGGDRERGERLLARGMRARIGCTHLLPWLSLRVRLQLAKAHVMLGDRSAAFHLLAECGRLLEKRPDVGSIATQIEEFRAGLAVEPHAEGTVPLTPAELRLLPYLQTHLTIAEVGQRLYVSRNTVSSQLSSIYRKLGVTTRGGAVERAVAIGLLGA is encoded by the coding sequence GTGCCGGACATGCTCCGCGAGTCGCTCCTGGGGGGACGCGATCTGCAGGCGGTGCTGCTCGAGAGCAAGACCCAGGTCCCGCCCTGGCGGACCAATGCTGTCAGCAGACACCACGAGATCGATCGTGCCCGGGCGAGCGGTGCCCGCATCGTCTCGATCGCTGCTCCTGCCGGGTACGGCAAGTCCACGATGCTCGCCGAATGGGCCTCCACCGAGACTCGCGCGGCAGCCTGGGCCTCGCTCGAGCGCACCGACGACGATCCCGCGACACTGCTGCCGATCCTCGCATCCGCGTGCTCCAATTTCTCGGCGGTCGCAGCGGCCGTCGTCGACGAGATGCGCGGCATCGGGGCGACCGCGCTCGGGCGTTCCGCTCCGCTGCTCGCCGCAGCGGTGGCCTCCACAACCGACGACTTCGTCCTCTTCATCGATGATCTGCACCTCGTCGCCTCCACGGCGTGCCAGGACGCCCTCGAAGTGATCCTGGCGCGGGTGCCGGCCGGTTCACAGGTCGTCCTCGCGGGCCGGCAGGCGCCTCCGTTTCTCGCCCGGCTGCGGGCCCAGGGTGTCGTCTGGGAGATCTCGGCCGAGGATCTGTCGCTCGACGTCGACGACGCCCGCCTGCTGTTCGACGAGGCCGGAGCCTCCGGTGTCGCCGCGACCGACCTCGCCGGGATCGTGGCGAAATGCGAAGGCTGGCCCACCGGCCTATACCTGTGCGCGCTCGTCGCGCGTGCGGGCGGCGACGCCACGACCGTCACGGGCGAGGAACGGTACGTTGCCGACTACCTCTACCGCGAGTGCATCTCGCGGCTCCCTGAGCCGACCCAGCGGTTCCTGCGCCGCAGCGCCGTGCTCGAACAGGTCTCACCGGAGGCGTGCAACGCCGTGTTGCAGATCGAAGACGCCCGCAACCGGCTCTACGAACTCGAAGAGGCGAACCTGTTCCTCGTCCCGATGGACAGGAAACGCAGCTGGTTCCGCTTCCACGCCTTGTTCCGCGAGTATCTCCTCGCGGAGCTGGAAAAGTCGGAAGGCTCCGAGGCTGCAGCCGACCTGCATCGGCGCGCAGCGACCTGGCACGAGGAACGGGGCGCGCCCGCGTTCGCGGTCGAGCACCTCCTCCAAGCGAAGGAGTCCGCACGTGCTGCCGCACTCGTCGCGGACCTGGGCCTCGCCATGTACGGGCAGGGCCAGGTCATGACGACGCGGCGCTGGCTGGACGACCTGGGCGACGACGTGCTCATCGCCAATCCCGCGCTCGTGGTGTCGAGGACGTGGACCGCCGTTCTGCTCGGCGAGGTGCGGGAAGGGGAGAAGTGGGCGCGACTGCTCGACGAGGTCGACGCGAGCGGCTTCCCCGACGAAGACCGCGTGCTGTTCGAATCCGCACGTGCCATGGTGCGCGCCGCGATGTGCGTCCACGGGTACGAACAGGTGATCGTCGACGCGGCCTACGCCCTCGAGAATGAGCCCGTGGAAAGCCCGTGGCGCGATCAGGCCCTTCACCTCTGGGGCTCAGCACTCCTGTTGTCGGGGGATCCGGGCACCGCGCGCGGCGTCTTCGCACAGGCGGTCGAACTGGCGACGGTCATGCAGAACCCCGACACCGTCATCTTGAGCGAGCCCGAGCTCGCGCTGATCGCAATCGACGACGGCCATTGGGTCGCCGCCGCGGCCCATGCTCGGCGCGGTGTCGACGCGATCGACGCGAGCCACATGGAGGGTTACCCGACGACGGCCCTCGCCCTCGCGGTCGCCGCCCGCGTGGCCGTGCACGGCGGCGACCGCGAGCGCGGCGAGCGCCTCCTCGCTCGCGGCATGCGGGCTCGGATCGGCTGCACCCATCTGCTCCCCTGGCTGTCCCTGCGCGTGCGCCTCCAGCTCGCCAAGGCCCACGTCATGCTCGGCGACCGCTCAGCAGCGTTCCATCTCCTCGCGGAGTGCGGCCGCCTGCTGGAGAAGCGGCCCGACGTCGGCAGCATCGCCACGCAGATCGAGGAGTTCCGGGCCGGGCTCGCGGTCGAACCGCACGCCGAAGGAACGGTGCCGCTGACGCCTGCCGAACTGCGCCTGCTGCCGTACCTGCAGACGCACCTGACGATCGCCGAGGTCGGCCAGCGTCTGTATGTCTCGCGGAACACGGTGAGTTCGCAGCTCAGCTCGATCTACCGCAAGCTCGGAGTGACCACCCGAGGCGGCGCGGTCGAACGCGCCGTCGCGATCGGCCTCCTCGGCGCGTAG
- a CDS encoding carboxymuconolactone decarboxylase family protein — MDGSELLRRFCIGDPALADDSGELWSRCLDHRTRDLIRIGALIAMSAPDVSLRTAIDDALSAGVAAEEIIAVMDGLVTVVGLPRAVAAAPRIASALGYTEDLQNDER, encoded by the coding sequence TTGGATGGATCTGAGCTTCTCCGGCGGTTCTGCATCGGCGACCCCGCCCTCGCAGATGATTCCGGCGAACTCTGGTCGCGATGTCTCGATCACCGCACTCGAGACCTCATCCGGATCGGTGCGCTCATCGCGATGTCGGCACCGGACGTGTCGTTGCGGACCGCCATCGACGACGCGCTCTCCGCGGGCGTCGCCGCCGAGGAGATCATCGCCGTGATGGATGGACTGGTCACCGTCGTCGGCCTGCCCAGGGCGGTTGCGGCGGCCCCGCGCATCGCGTCCGCGCTCGGCTACACCGAGGACCTGCAGAACGACGAGCGCTGA
- a CDS encoding FadR/GntR family transcriptional regulator, with protein sequence MTTPEPNRSQTDVVIHGIKAMIVDGSLSAGSRLPIEKELAAALGVSRGPLREGVRALVILGVLETRQGDGTYVTSLDPSVLMSSLAFLADLRDPSTSGQLLQVRRFLEVESAALAATCIDESGLSELEAILDRMDASTADLDAMDVEAFIDGDSEFHSRIAQATENPTLAAFIDSLVGRTMRIRIGRAVREGGSIAATQAEHRAIVDQLRAGSPDGARIRMAAHILGVEQFAVDHATDNPSSRGDAQ encoded by the coding sequence ATGACCACCCCCGAGCCGAACCGTTCGCAGACGGACGTTGTCATCCATGGCATCAAGGCGATGATCGTTGACGGCAGCCTTTCGGCCGGCTCGCGCCTTCCCATCGAGAAGGAACTCGCCGCAGCGCTCGGCGTGTCGCGCGGACCGCTCCGCGAAGGTGTGCGCGCGCTCGTGATCCTGGGGGTCCTTGAGACGCGCCAGGGCGACGGAACGTACGTGACCTCGTTGGACCCCTCTGTGCTCATGAGTTCGCTGGCGTTCCTGGCCGACCTGCGAGATCCCTCCACGAGCGGCCAGTTGCTGCAGGTGCGCCGATTTCTCGAGGTCGAGAGCGCTGCCCTGGCGGCGACGTGCATCGACGAGTCTGGATTGTCCGAGCTCGAGGCCATCCTCGACCGGATGGACGCATCGACCGCCGATCTCGACGCGATGGACGTCGAGGCGTTCATCGACGGCGACTCGGAATTCCACTCCCGCATCGCACAAGCGACTGAGAACCCCACGCTCGCCGCGTTCATAGACTCGCTGGTCGGACGCACCATGCGCATCCGGATCGGGCGCGCTGTGCGTGAGGGGGGCTCCATCGCCGCGACCCAGGCCGAGCACCGTGCCATCGTCGATCAGTTACGTGCGGGAAGTCCCGACGGCGCCCGCATCAGGATGGCGGCCCACATCCTCGGAGTCGAACAGTTCGCGGTCGATCATGCGACCGACAATCCCTCGTCACGCGGTGACGCCCAGTAG
- a CDS encoding L-fuconate dehydratase, protein MTTITAVRVHDVRFPTSLSMDGSDAMNKDGDYSAAYVVLETDEPGLAGYGFTFTIGRGNDLAVEAARQRALPLIGLDVDEAVGDLGGVYSRLASDSQLRWLGPEKGVVHLGMAAAMNAVWDLAARRAGKPLWRLLVDMTPEQLVDAADLRYLSDALTRDEAIAILSEMAPTRAERIAALEARGGYPCYTTSAGWLGYSDDKLRRLLQEAVDAGYRHLKLKVGADLQDDIRRLRIAREVIGWDTHLMIDANQVWDVPEAIEWISALAEFKPLWIEEPTSPDDVLGHAAVRRAVAPIGVATGEHGMNRVLFKQMFQAEAIDFCQLDSARLASVNEILAVYLMAKKFDVPVCPHAGGVGLCELVQHLSIFDYVAVSGSLENRVTEFVDHLHEHFVDPCIVDNGHYVLPSRPGYSAQMFESSVAEWDFPSGGYWASPRDEGLSVA, encoded by the coding sequence ATGACGACCATCACCGCTGTGCGCGTACACGACGTTCGCTTTCCGACCTCGCTGAGCATGGACGGCTCCGACGCGATGAACAAGGACGGCGACTACTCAGCCGCGTACGTCGTCCTGGAGACGGACGAGCCAGGACTGGCCGGCTACGGCTTCACCTTCACCATCGGTCGCGGCAACGACCTCGCGGTGGAGGCCGCGCGCCAGCGTGCCCTCCCTCTCATCGGGCTCGATGTCGACGAAGCGGTCGGCGACCTCGGCGGGGTGTATAGCCGTCTCGCGAGCGACTCGCAGCTGCGCTGGCTGGGTCCGGAGAAGGGCGTGGTGCATCTCGGGATGGCGGCCGCGATGAACGCGGTGTGGGATCTCGCTGCTCGTCGAGCCGGCAAGCCTTTGTGGCGCCTCCTCGTCGACATGACTCCCGAGCAGCTGGTCGACGCCGCGGATCTCCGTTATCTCTCCGACGCCCTGACCCGTGACGAGGCCATCGCGATCCTCTCCGAGATGGCTCCGACACGGGCCGAGCGGATCGCCGCGCTCGAGGCACGCGGCGGCTATCCGTGCTACACGACGAGCGCTGGCTGGCTGGGCTACAGCGACGACAAGCTCCGCCGCTTGCTGCAGGAAGCGGTCGACGCGGGCTATCGGCACCTCAAGCTCAAGGTGGGCGCCGACCTGCAGGACGACATCCGTCGCCTCCGCATCGCGCGCGAGGTCATCGGGTGGGACACGCACCTGATGATCGATGCGAATCAGGTATGGGATGTGCCGGAGGCGATCGAATGGATCAGCGCCCTGGCGGAGTTCAAGCCGCTATGGATCGAGGAGCCGACGAGCCCCGATGACGTGCTCGGCCACGCTGCCGTCCGGAGGGCGGTGGCGCCGATCGGCGTCGCGACCGGAGAGCACGGCATGAATCGAGTGCTGTTCAAGCAGATGTTCCAGGCGGAGGCCATCGACTTCTGCCAGCTCGACTCCGCCCGCCTGGCAAGCGTAAACGAGATCCTCGCCGTGTATCTCATGGCGAAGAAGTTCGACGTACCGGTGTGCCCGCACGCAGGAGGGGTGGGGCTCTGCGAGCTCGTCCAGCATTTGTCGATCTTCGACTATGTGGCCGTCTCCGGCTCGCTGGAGAATCGAGTCACCGAGTTCGTCGACCACCTGCATGAGCACTTCGTCGATCCGTGCATCGTCGACAACGGGCACTATGTCCTGCCCTCCCGACCCGGATACAGCGCGCAGATGTTCGAGTCATCGGTGGCGGAGTGGGACTTCCCCTCCGGCGGCTACTGGGCGTCACCGCGTGACGAGGGATTGTCGGTCGCATGA
- a CDS encoding aldo/keto reductase, translating into MSVVHSPWSVRSSGPLGFGAAQLGNLGRETTKEEARAAVDAAWDEGIRYFDTAPHYGLGLSECRLGAALADRPRDQFVLSTKVGRLIVDDPADVVRPDDEGFVVSGVRRRRWDLSRDGIRRSIDESLTRLSLDRVDIAYLHDPDALRTQALDEALPALIELRDEGVVRAVGAGMNQSAMLAEFVRELPIDVVMLAGRFTLFEQTALDDLLPLALQRGTSVVAAGVYNSGLLSNSTVPDGASYDYGPAPRPIIERVREIAAICARYGADLPTVALQFPFRHPAISSVVIGMRTASHVRSNIERLHAAIDPELWSALADADVIPAELATPSISSIEQASP; encoded by the coding sequence ATGTCTGTCGTGCATTCGCCTTGGTCAGTGAGGTCATCGGGTCCACTCGGATTCGGGGCGGCCCAGCTCGGCAATCTGGGGCGGGAGACCACGAAGGAGGAGGCGCGGGCCGCCGTTGATGCTGCGTGGGACGAGGGCATCCGGTATTTCGACACTGCCCCGCATTATGGTCTCGGGCTGTCCGAGTGCCGTCTCGGCGCGGCGCTTGCGGATCGTCCGCGAGACCAATTCGTCCTGTCCACCAAAGTCGGCAGGCTCATCGTGGACGACCCGGCAGATGTCGTGCGTCCGGACGATGAAGGGTTTGTCGTGTCCGGCGTGCGACGGCGTCGCTGGGATCTGAGCCGCGACGGCATCCGTCGCTCGATCGACGAGAGCCTCACGCGCCTTTCTCTCGACAGGGTGGACATCGCATACCTGCATGATCCGGATGCCTTGCGGACGCAGGCCCTCGATGAAGCGCTGCCCGCTCTTATCGAGCTTCGCGATGAAGGAGTGGTGCGGGCAGTCGGAGCCGGCATGAATCAATCGGCGATGCTCGCCGAATTCGTTCGGGAGTTGCCGATCGACGTGGTGATGCTCGCGGGTCGCTTCACCTTGTTCGAGCAGACTGCGCTCGACGATCTCTTGCCGCTCGCCCTCCAGCGCGGAACAAGCGTCGTGGCCGCCGGCGTCTACAACTCCGGACTGCTCAGCAACTCGACGGTTCCCGACGGTGCGTCCTACGACTACGGCCCCGCGCCGCGTCCGATAATCGAGCGAGTCCGTGAGATCGCTGCGATTTGTGCACGTTACGGCGCAGACCTGCCGACTGTCGCTCTGCAATTCCCGTTCCGGCACCCCGCCATCTCGTCCGTCGTGATCGGAATGAGGACGGCATCCCACGTGCGCAGCAATATCGAGCGGCTCCACGCCGCGATCGACCCGGAACTCTGGTCGGCGCTCGCCGACGCCGACGTGATCCCCGCCGAACTCGCCACTCCGTCCATTTCTTCGATCGAACAGGCATCCCCATGA
- a CDS encoding LacI family DNA-binding transcriptional regulator, with the protein MPSERTRSVSMRDVAELAGVSGQTVSRVANNIGNVAERTRRRVELAMEELGYRPNIAARALRSGEFRSIAVVAFGLETLGNIRTVSAIADEAARRSYAVELISIQHAPDEPGTADFSWAMRRLGQDAVDGIILILETSKSATAALELPSGVPAVIVDAGAAFEHPSVDANQEQGARLAVDHLLSLGHPTVWHIAGPPESNAAAARARAWRSRLEDADRLVPDPVIGDWTPDSGYAAGLELAARGGVSAVFAANDQMALGALRAFHERGVAVPAAVSVVGFDDMAESAQFWPPLTTVRQHFEIAGATAVTLLVDQIERREVPAGRRLIDTEFILRASTGPFRERPAS; encoded by the coding sequence ATGCCGTCAGAGCGCACTCGCTCGGTGTCGATGCGCGACGTGGCCGAGCTCGCAGGCGTGTCCGGTCAGACCGTCTCGCGAGTCGCCAACAACATCGGAAACGTCGCCGAGCGAACCCGCCGACGTGTGGAACTGGCGATGGAGGAACTCGGCTACCGTCCGAACATCGCTGCGAGGGCCCTGCGCAGTGGCGAGTTCCGCTCTATCGCCGTTGTCGCATTCGGACTCGAGACCCTCGGCAACATTCGAACCGTGAGCGCGATCGCCGACGAAGCCGCGCGGAGGAGCTACGCGGTCGAACTGATCTCAATACAACACGCCCCCGACGAACCGGGCACGGCCGACTTCTCCTGGGCTATGCGGAGGCTCGGACAGGACGCCGTCGACGGCATCATCCTCATCCTGGAGACGAGCAAGTCGGCCACTGCTGCGCTCGAGCTGCCCTCGGGGGTCCCCGCGGTGATCGTCGATGCCGGGGCGGCCTTCGAGCACCCGTCGGTGGACGCGAATCAGGAGCAAGGCGCCCGACTCGCCGTCGACCATCTCCTGTCCCTCGGACACCCAACGGTGTGGCATATCGCTGGACCACCGGAGTCGAACGCCGCAGCTGCACGTGCGAGAGCGTGGCGTTCTCGCCTCGAGGACGCTGATCGCCTCGTCCCCGACCCGGTCATCGGCGATTGGACACCGGATTCGGGCTATGCGGCGGGTCTCGAACTCGCGGCTCGCGGCGGAGTGAGCGCGGTCTTCGCCGCAAATGACCAGATGGCGCTCGGCGCGCTTCGCGCGTTTCACGAGCGCGGAGTCGCCGTTCCCGCAGCCGTCAGCGTCGTCGGGTTCGACGACATGGCTGAGTCGGCGCAATTCTGGCCCCCGCTCACGACAGTACGCCAGCATTTCGAGATCGCAGGCGCGACCGCTGTGACGCTGCTCGTGGACCAGATCGAGCGGCGTGAAGTCCCAGCTGGAAGACGCTTGATCGATACGGAGTTCATCCTCCGAGCATCGACCGGCCCCTTCCGCGAGCGCCCAGCTTCCTGA